DNA from Salmo trutta chromosome 14, fSalTru1.1, whole genome shotgun sequence:
ATATGTAGTCCAGGTCAACTACTTTGCCGACATATTTAGAGACTTTATAACAACTATGTCCAATATGTAGGCATATTAAAAAGTATTATCATAATAAGTCCATAAAACAGAATCAGATAACGTATGTTCTACTAGAGGCATTATAAAGTCTCATAATGATGGTTGCTTAATTAGAGGTCAATGAAATACAATTGTAGGTTTATAAAGCGTTTTATTAGGCACTTGTGTGACGTGTAATGTAAAGCATTGTTGTAAACCCTTAGACTGCAAAGCCTTACATTACTTATGTAAGTGAACTATAATGTTAGAGATTAATGCATAAAcatgtgcaaaaaaaaaacaatgtaataatGTCTGTAATATCCTACAGATTATAACTATTGTTTATGAACATAAAATTACATTGTAATCCAATGTTTTAATAGGATTTTATAGCAGAAGTCAAAAACAGAAGATGTAATTCTCTTTCCTTGGAATGACAGACTGCCAGTGAGACTTTAATAGCCATGCTTTTTGAAATATTGAGCTCTGGCTACAACGTCATTGGAATAGTCCTCTCCAGTGGTTTTAGCGTCCACCTGCTCATATGAGGAGATGCTGCCAGCCCCCATATTGTAGGCTGCCAACGCCCCTGAAAAACATAAACACAATAGGTTAGTAGTTGCATACAGTACTACAACATGTATGATTCATCAGGTCAATCTAGACGTGAGTCAGTAAATACCTTTCAGCTTCTTCTCCTTGGTCCAATGAGGATATTTTCTCTCAACATCTGAATAGGAGCCAGCCAAAATCTGTGCGCCTTGGTCGATATGCGCCTGACTGTCCCATGCCCCCTTTGGACTGTGGTAGCGCTTGTCAACCTAGAAAATTAATAGAGATCTCCAATAGAATTGTAGATATAGATTCTGTAGACTCATATAGTATTGTACAATTCTCATCAAACAAGTCATTCCACATTAGACATGACCTCCTGGGAAGCAGTTGCACAGCGGGTAAAAAAACAAATCATTTGAAATTAAACAACCAGATTACAATAATGGGTGTACAAATGACGTCTCTACAACCTGCATACAATCATGATTGTAATTATGTTATTCCAACCCCTGATCCAGAGTCTCACATTCATTCTCACACAAATGTTTATATTACCTGCATTAGCCCATGGGCATTTCCATTGTCCCCTGAGCCATTGACCAGTCCTGTCCCACCCCTGGACTCTCTAGAGATGATACCACCGAGGACAGCTGGGTCCACTCCATACTTTTGCCCTGCACTGGTGATGCGGCCCTTGTACTTGTCCACGTAGGGGCGATCACGCTTTGCCATCATGAGATGCTGACACGCCTTGATTGATTACAAAGAAGAATAAGAACATTACCATTCTGTGTTTGCTTTTCTATGACATCGAATTATTAGATGAATGTATGTGTGACATGGTTTAGGTCTTGCCCAGGAATAAGCTAAAAACATGCTAATCAACAGCCAAGCCCCACCCATAACTGCAACAAGCTGCACCTTGAGACATACAGATAGACCTGGGCATTAATGAAGACATAACCATGTCACATATAGACTAGCAATATTGATTATTTATGTGTACTGaatttatacatacagtaccagtcaaaagtttggacacacctactcattccaggatctTTTTctttattgtagaataatagtgaagacatcaaaactatgaaataacacatggaatcatgtagtaaccaaaaaaagtgttaaaacaaataaagtgattttatatttcagattcttcaaagtagccaccctttgccttgatgacagctttgcacactcttggcttcatgagttagtcacctgtaatgcatttcaattaaccgtgaagcatggaggaggaggtgtgatggtgctttgctggtgacactgtctgtgatttatttagaattcaaggcagacttaaccagcatggctaccacacaattctgcagtgatacgccatcccatctggtttgctcttagtgggactatcatttgtttttcaacaggacaataacccaaaacacacctccaggctgtgtaagggctatttgaccaaggagagtgatgcctcagattattatatatattttttaaattcaatctttatttaactaggcaagtcagttaagaacaaattcttatttacaatgacggcctacaccggccaaacccggacgacactgggacaattgtgcgccgccctatgggactcccaatcacagccagttatgatacagcctggatttgaaccagggtgtctgtactgacgcctctagcactgagatgcagtgccttagaccgctgcgccactcgggagattacctggcctccacaatcacccaacctcaatccaattgaaatggtttgggatgagctggacagcagagtgaaggaaaagcagccaacaagtgctcagcatttgtgggaactccttccagactgttggaaaagcattcctcatgaagctggttgagagaatgccaaaagtgtgcaaagctgtcatcaaggaaaagggtggctactttggagaacatcaaatataaaatacattttgatttgttgaacactttttgtgttatttcatagttttgatgtcttcgctattattctacaatgtagaaaatagtaaaaataaagaaaaactcttgaatgagaaggtgtgaccaaacgtttgactggtattgtttgtatataaatatatatatatataaataaataaataaaacggtTGTCAGAAACCACATACCACTGGAACTTTTCCCGTCAGCATTTGCTGTTGCCCATGAGGCACCGGTAGTGTCAACTCCCATAATGTCGCCGTAACGATTTGCTAAAATAAAGACAATTATTTATTATTTGAGTGCATACTAACTCATATCACAACATAATCATTGATGGTTCTTTTTCAATAAGCCCTGCTGTGGGCTTATATTCCAAACACAATGTTTAGAGAGTTCTGCTACACACACAGGCAATTCACATCCTACAAATACAGAAAGATATGACAGGATCTTTTAACTGGTTTTAGTAAATTACAATTACAATATTATGCAGAATTCATGCTAGATCTGAATAAAGCTCACCCATGTTGATGTTTTCTCGTAAAATTCTTGAAACTGGAAGATCCTCAAAATGATACAAGCGTGGCTGTTTCACTGATAACTGACCTTGTTGAGAAAGTTCCATTTGTACATCTGCGTGGACACAGTCCCTTTATATAGGCAGGTCTTGATGAACCATCTGACTTCATAGAAATCATGTCTGAGTCCAGAAACATCCCAATCCTCCCTACTAGGTcaaactgtaacgccctggccatagagaggggtttttgttctttattttggttaggccagggtgttacattgggtgggcgttctatgttcattttctatgttgtctgtttcattgattttggccgtgtggcttccaatcaggcacagctgttgttggttgttgctgattgggagtcacatataagtgcctgtttttccgttggggttttagtgggtaattgtttctgttagattatttcctaacaggactgtgtTGCTGTCGTGGTTTTGTtcagttttgtatagtgttcttatgttcattaaaatcatgatgaacactaactccgctgcgcgttggtctactctctctcccgacagccgttacacaaacTGAAAACAATGATTTGAGTGGACATAGTAGGAAATGCATGCTTGAAATCTAAATTGAGCAAGGTGCCTAATTTTAAATAACCCCCAGCCAATAAAATGGACCACAGGgatattaaagggatagttcacctaaattacaaaattacacatTTGTTTCCTGATCAAATAATTATGTTTAAAGataaatgattaaataattctaccctgaaacctAACTATCAGTGATATAGTTTAAGTAGCAtgtataatgagtaattaaattGTTAAACATAAAGTCTAACGAGGTTAGACTAGGATAagagaggaatgtgtgtgtgtttaagaaaACACCAAGAACCATTAAACTATGTTTGACCTTGACCTAGCTAGAACTCTGAGAGTTTATGATATGAGAGGTAGTGAGATAGTGTTGAGAACTCTGGAGAAGGAGATCACTCTCCTaaaagtttgtgtgtatgtgcctggTATAAAATAGAGGTCTTTGTATATGAACTGCAGAGTGTCCTCatgaataaacattttgactattgtaagctgggaATTCTGTCTGTTTTATTTTAACCAGAACCTTACAAATTCTGGGTTGCAGACTGAGTAGATTAATTGGAGTTTAACATTGATAACAAAATTCTATATCATTTCCTTACCTTGAGAACTATTTATGGAAATAATTACTTTTGTGAACTATCAATATTCTTCTCAAACTCTTTATTTGTGTAATTATCAATCAAAGCAATTTCTTGGACGCAAATAAGTTAGACCTTGATTCAGTCAGTAGATGTCACTGTGACTATTCCATTGTGCATCGTATGTTCTCCATGGTCAATGTATTACTTCTGTATCTCACAGAAGGCtgttggcaccttaattggggagaactggcttgtggtaatggctggagcagaatcagtggaatggtatcaaatacatcaaacacatggtttccaggtgtttgatgccatccCATTTGCTTTGTTCCAGACAAAATTATGAGCAgttctcctctcagcagcctccactgctgtctgTGTAAGTAAAATGCTGCTGGGTAACTTGTTTTAAACttgtagaagagagggagacagggaactTTACAGGGACACTTGGGAAGATAGAGAAAGTTAGACAAAGGACTGGGTCATC
Protein-coding regions in this window:
- the LOC115207131 gene encoding lysozyme G-like, producing the protein MLTGKVPVACQHLMMAKRDRPYVDKYKGRITSAGQKYGVDPAVLGGIISRESRGGTGLVNGSGDNGNAHGLMQVDKRYHSPKGAWDSQAHIDQGAQILAGSYSDVERKYPHWTKEKKLKGALAAYNMGAGSISSYEQVDAKTTGEDYSNDVVARAQYFKKHGY